The following proteins are co-located in the Apium graveolens cultivar Ventura chromosome 5, ASM990537v1, whole genome shotgun sequence genome:
- the LOC141724867 gene encoding putative calcium-binding protein CML25 — protein MIRNINRNKAVEISNIYLFTISLSSITESRNLKSSLKHNHHLYLFITTTIMGLKSLFSLKKKQSCNSRTNSSRRPTPMVSRTASLNTRAQIEQELEQVFKKFDVNGDGKISASELGSIMGSLGHEASDEELEGMIKEVDADGDGFIDLKEFIELNTADIDSDEVMENLKEAFSVFDIDKNGSITAEELQNVLGSLGEESTLAECKKMISGVDANGDGMISFDEFKVMMMRGSRFDGLASQSNRVEIQD, from the coding sequence atgatcaggaatataAACAGAAACAAAGCAGTTGAGATCtcaaacatttatttatttactaTTTCCCTTTCCTCCATTACCGAATCACGAAACCTTAAATCCTCGTTAAAACATaatcatcatctctatctttttaTTACAACCACCATCATGGGTCTCAAATCTCTGTTCAGTCTCAAGAAAAAACAATCTTGTAATTCAAGAACAAACAGCTCTCGTCGTCCGACTCCTATGGTATCAAGAACAGCTTCTCTCAACACACGTGCACAAATCGAACAAGAACTTGAGCAAGTGTTCAAGAAATTTGATGTTAATGGTGATGGTAAGATCTCCGCTTCTGAGCTAGGATCAATTATGGGAAGCTTAGGGCACGAGGCTTCGGACGAGGAACTCGAGGGCATGATCAAAGAAGTTGATGCGGATGGAGATGGATTTATCGACTTGAAAGAATTTATTGAGTTGAATACGGCAGATATTGATTCGGATGAAGTGATGGAAAATTTAAAGGAGGCGTTTTCGGTATTCGATATCGATAAAAATGGGTCGATCACAGCCGAGGAGCTGCAGAACGTGTTGGGGAGCCTAGGCGAAGAAAGTACATTGGCTGAATGCAAGAAGATGATTAGTGGCGTGGATGCTAATGGTGATGGGATGATTAGTTTTGATGAGTTTAAGGTTATGATGATGAGAGGCTCGCGTTTCGATGGACTCGCGTCCCAATCAAACAGAGTTGAGATCCAAGATTAA